In the Piscinibacter sp. XHJ-5 genome, one interval contains:
- a CDS encoding flagellar biosynthetic protein FliO has translation MTSQGFNSLLWFVAILAMIPLALWLLKRTPIGGATSHGLMRSIAVLPISPSQRIVTVEVGQGDQRRWLVLGVTAQSISTLHEMAPQDDAIAGTPAAAPPMPFAQLLSRLRQDKGQPK, from the coding sequence ATGACATCCCAAGGCTTCAATTCGCTCCTCTGGTTCGTCGCGATCCTCGCGATGATCCCGCTCGCGCTGTGGCTGCTCAAGCGCACGCCGATCGGCGGCGCCACGTCGCACGGGCTGATGCGCAGCATCGCCGTGCTGCCGATCTCGCCGAGCCAGCGGATCGTGACGGTGGAAGTGGGCCAGGGCGACCAGCGCCGCTGGCTCGTGCTCGGCGTCACCGCGCAGAGCATCAGCACGCTGCACGAGATGGCGCCTCAGGACGATGCCATCGCGGGAACGCCGGCAGCGGCGCCGCCCATGCCGTTCGCGCAGCTGCTGTCGCGCCTGCGCCAGGACAAGGGGCAGCCGAAGTGA
- the fliP gene encoding flagellar type III secretion system pore protein FliP (The bacterial flagellar biogenesis protein FliP forms a type III secretion system (T3SS)-type pore required for flagellar assembly.) encodes MNDCRPRRIALIAGLSVLSALPASALAQGTGGASLPLLVGQSAGSTSYSVPIQTLLFFTALSFLPAVLLLMTGFTRIVIVLSLMRQAIGTQAAPPNQVVIGLSLFLTFFVMGPTIDKVYADAYLPYSENKIAFDEALKRGEVPMRAFMLKQTRQSDVMLFAKLAKVDPAGPAAEVPFKVLVPAFVTSELKSAFQIGFLIFIPFLVIDMIVASVLMSLGMMMLSPVLVALPFKLMLFVLADGWNLLLGSLAASFAT; translated from the coding sequence GTGAACGACTGTCGTCCTCGCCGCATCGCGCTCATCGCCGGCCTGTCGGTGTTGTCGGCGCTTCCTGCATCGGCTTTAGCCCAGGGCACCGGCGGCGCCAGCCTGCCGCTGCTGGTGGGACAGAGCGCCGGCAGCACCAGCTACTCGGTGCCGATCCAGACGCTGCTGTTCTTCACCGCGCTGAGCTTCCTGCCGGCGGTGCTGCTGCTGATGACGGGCTTCACGCGCATCGTCATCGTGCTGAGCCTCATGCGCCAGGCGATCGGCACGCAGGCCGCGCCGCCCAACCAGGTCGTCATCGGCCTCAGCCTGTTCCTCACGTTCTTCGTCATGGGACCGACGATCGACAAGGTGTACGCCGACGCCTACCTGCCGTACTCGGAGAACAAGATCGCCTTCGACGAGGCGCTCAAGCGCGGCGAGGTGCCGATGCGCGCCTTCATGCTCAAGCAGACGCGCCAGTCCGACGTGATGCTGTTCGCCAAGCTGGCCAAGGTGGACCCGGCGGGGCCCGCAGCCGAGGTGCCGTTCAAGGTGCTGGTGCCCGCCTTCGTGACCAGCGAGCTGAAGAGCGCCTTCCAGATCGGCTTTCTGATCTTCATCCCGTTCCTCGTCATCGACATGATCGTCGCCAGCGTGCTGATGAGCCTGGGCATGATGATGCTGAGCCCGGTGCTCGTCGCGCTGCCGTTCAAGCTGATGCTGTTCGTGCTGGCCGATGGATGGAACCTGCTGCTGGGGTCGCTGGCAGCGAGCTTCGCGACCTAG
- a CDS encoding response regulator transcription factor: MIKVILCDDHALIRRGIRDTLSDAPDIQVVGEAGDYGELRTLLRNTACDVLVLDINLPGRSGLDVLHVLKDEGSTLRVLVVSMYPEDQYAIRALRAGAFGYVNKGGDPALIVAAVRTVAQGRKYVTPEIAQMLVESLTTPVNEMAHEKLSDRELQTLVMIASGKRLSDIADELMLSPKTVSVYRARVLEKLGLQNNSELTVYAIRNGLVGS, encoded by the coding sequence ATGATCAAAGTCATCCTCTGCGACGACCACGCCCTGATCCGCCGCGGCATTCGGGACACGCTGTCCGACGCGCCGGACATCCAGGTCGTCGGCGAGGCGGGCGACTACGGCGAGCTGCGCACGCTGCTGCGCAACACCGCCTGCGACGTGCTCGTGCTCGACATCAACCTGCCGGGCCGCAGCGGCCTGGACGTGCTGCACGTGCTCAAGGACGAAGGGTCGACCCTGAGGGTGCTGGTGGTCTCGATGTACCCGGAGGACCAGTACGCCATCCGTGCCCTGCGCGCCGGTGCCTTCGGCTACGTCAACAAGGGCGGCGACCCGGCGCTCATCGTCGCCGCGGTGCGCACGGTGGCGCAGGGCCGCAAGTACGTCACGCCCGAGATCGCGCAGATGCTGGTGGAGAGCCTCACCACGCCGGTCAACGAGATGGCCCACGAAAAGCTGTCGGACCGGGAGCTCCAGACCCTGGTGATGATCGCCTCGGGCAAGCGGCTGTCCGACATCGCCGACGAGCTGATGCTCAGTCCGAAGACGGTCAGCGTGTATCGGGCGCGCGTGCTGGAGAAGCTCGGCTTGCAGAACAACTCGGAGCTGACGGTCTACGCCATCCGCAACGGGCTGGTGGGGAGCTGA
- the fliR gene encoding flagellar biosynthetic protein FliR, which produces MLTFTEAQVLAWVSPLLWPFLRVLALFGAMPVLGQRGVPMRLRVALAFLIALCAQASLPPMPIVALDSAQALLLLVQQLLIGLTLAFAARIVFAAIEFAGEIVGLQMGLNFAGFFDPMSGGESTAVSQFFGISISWLFIVINGHLLLISAVVQSFNAFPVGPEPFAFLRTVEPQVWGTEVFRLGLWIALPLVAMLLFVNLVLGIISRVAQQMNIFAIGFPITLGVGLIGILLTLPMMQVPFTMALERLLSHFQ; this is translated from the coding sequence ATGCTCACCTTCACCGAAGCCCAGGTGCTCGCCTGGGTCAGCCCGCTGCTGTGGCCGTTCCTGCGCGTGCTGGCGCTGTTCGGCGCGATGCCGGTGCTGGGGCAGCGCGGTGTGCCGATGCGCCTGCGCGTGGCGCTTGCCTTCCTGATCGCGCTGTGCGCCCAGGCCTCGCTGCCGCCCATGCCGATCGTGGCGCTCGACTCCGCGCAGGCGCTGCTGCTGCTGGTCCAGCAGCTGCTGATCGGCCTGACGCTCGCCTTCGCCGCGCGCATCGTCTTCGCCGCCATCGAGTTCGCCGGCGAGATCGTCGGGCTGCAGATGGGCCTGAACTTTGCCGGCTTCTTCGATCCCATGAGCGGCGGCGAATCCACCGCGGTGAGCCAGTTCTTCGGCATCTCGATCAGCTGGCTGTTCATCGTCATCAACGGCCATCTGCTGCTGATCTCGGCGGTGGTTCAGAGCTTCAACGCCTTCCCGGTCGGGCCGGAACCTTTCGCCTTCCTGCGCACCGTGGAGCCGCAGGTGTGGGGCACCGAGGTGTTCCGCCTCGGCCTGTGGATCGCGCTGCCGCTGGTCGCGATGCTGCTGTTCGTCAACCTCGTGCTGGGCATCATCTCGCGCGTCGCGCAGCAGATGAACATCTTCGCGATCGGCTTTCCGATCACGCTGGGCGTCGGCCTGATCGGGATCCTGCTCACGCTGCCGATGATGCAGGTGCCCTTCACGATGGCGCTGGAAAGGCTGCTGAGTCATTTCCAGTAG
- the fliQ gene encoding flagellar biosynthesis protein FliQ has protein sequence MDSQAVFTFGQQGLYLLLMVAAPVLLTVLVVGLVVSIFQAATQIHEATLSFVPKIVAAVAVLAIAGPWMLTTLVEYLQRTLQAIPTVVG, from the coding sequence ATGGACTCCCAAGCCGTCTTCACCTTCGGCCAGCAAGGCCTCTACCTCCTGCTGATGGTCGCCGCGCCGGTGCTGCTCACCGTGCTCGTCGTGGGCCTGGTCGTCAGCATCTTCCAGGCGGCGACGCAGATCCACGAGGCGACGCTGTCGTTCGTGCCGAAGATCGTGGCGGCGGTCGCGGTGCTGGCAATCGCCGGGCCGTGGATGCTGACCACCCTGGTCGAATACCTCCAGCGGACGCTGCAGGCGATCCCCACCGTCGTGGGCTGA